The Salvelinus alpinus chromosome 3, SLU_Salpinus.1, whole genome shotgun sequence genome segment CGACTTTAGGAGACAATTTTGTGACATCCTGGGGACATCCTAACAACTGATTATTGTTTGCAGGGTGTGTACTCAACAGTACTCtaaaaactagatgattataCCATTTAACCTGTCCTAGTGTTCTGGTGTTGCTCTCTCCAGAAATATGGCCTGGAGTCTGGACAGTGATCCACTACCACCACTGCCAAGAAATTAAGAGCAATGCACATAGCTGAATAATCCACATGAATAGGTTTAAAGTATAACAATAACTAACTATTTGTAATTTCGATACTGTATTTGTAATGTCAAACCAGACTACAATAGAGAGATCTAATTCAGTAGGGAGGACCATTTAGTGGATGATGACTGTtggttagagaaagagagagaggaagccccAAAAATAACATCCTTAAATGTTTACCAAAGAGGATGAATGACATTATGTCTAATATTCAGAATTACTTGTATTAATCTGCTCTTTAGTTAAATGGATCAACATTTTTTGATACTGGCATCACGGGAGGAAGGGCATGAATGTTTTGGGTCAATAAACATGATCAGATATTTTGTTGAACAACATTTTCATGAGGGGAAATATTCCAGCAGGTGCCCTGGTTTGGGTAAGATAGAGAAGAGACCTTGTAGTCTCACATACCTCTGGCTTTGTGATTGTGTTGTAGCCATTCAGTGGGTTTGTGTTGTGAGTGTCAGTCAGGTGCATCCTCGGTGTGCACTGATGACATCACAGGAACTTTCTGTTCTCTTCCTGCAGGAAACAATGCAGGGGGAGGCATTAAgtgtggttggtgtgtgtgttttcaacaTAACCTTGAGCTTCATCTACTGGGATATGAGTATGGAGATTAGAGAAAAAGACGCTAAGTGGGAGCCGAGGTCAATGCACAGTAAGCATGTGTATGCCTATGTGTGTGTATCACCTCTAACCCGTATTTGtgtatggtttgtgtgtgtgtgtgtgattgtgtgtgtgttttgtctatgcatgcatatgtgtgtttctctctttgtgtgtgtgtctctccaggcTGGGTATGAGCTGGTGTCGGTGGACGGTGAGTCTCTGCAGCGTGTGACCCATCTTCATGCGGTGGACGTAATTCGCCGGGCGTTCAGCAACAAGGCCAAAGACTCCATGGTGTTCATCGTCAAGGTCCCCAAGGGGCCCTAAGAACCCCAAGAGTCCTGCTGACTAGCCCACTGTCAGGCTTACACAAATACTACAACCTCAGTACTACAGGCCTGTCAAAAAGGATGCTCCGAGGTGCAGTTCACCAACCCACTTTGCCTGGAAATGGAAATGAATGAAATGCTGGTGTTCAAACCAGAACGTTGTCAGATACAAGTATGTGGATTTACAGAAGATGAGGATTCGTCTGATGCAGATGGTTCGGAATGGAAGGGAATGGTCTactcacagaggagaggaaggtaccTCTTACACTGACCAATACGCTTGCTTCTCCTCTAGGGCAAAAGGGACAATGATTCCATAGAAAACAGGAAATACTGCTAAAACAAAAATTGGTAACGTGATATGTTATGTTGTAACTGCAGTCGACATGTGGGTCTACTGTGCCTACTTTGAGTATAATAATGTGATAAATAATATTTATCAAAGATAGACTGGATTATATGTATCCCTTTTCTTATATTAACTTATATTGTTAGCTAGAGTTGTTAGGAGTCAGCAGCTATAGCAATCATAttaatataatgtactgtaggtaacTTCAAGGGAAGGAAACTTTATTTTGTGGAagcagagaaaaaaaacatgcacgcacgcagactcactcactcactcaccaacCCACACTCTCACCACTCGCACGCATAACCCCCCCCCTATACACACAGTTCCAGGGACCATTTCAGTCCACCGGGGtcctgccagagagagagagagattactgtgTCCAACGTCATGAGATTTATAGTCCAGATTAAGCCTCTGTATTATAGTTGTGGTTTAGTGGATGTCTAGGGGATCAGTACAAATTGCAGCTCTGTTTAAAACTGTATTTCTGGCAAACAGAGTTCATGTTTCTGGAGCAGGATGCCACTTTAGATGCTTGATTACATAGGCTTGTGGACTGAGCCTGAACAGACatgtggaggagatggaggaaaaCCTAAATGATGTACAGGATGTGAGGACCAGTGGCTTAAACTAAGGCTGGAGGGAGAGAAGttgggagagaggcagaggggctaggactggggtgaagagagaaagggtgggagagagggactcTCTGGGCCAGGGAAAGAAGGGCTGGCAcgacaggaggttggtggcacctcattggggaggacgggttggtggtaatgactggagcggaataggtgaaatggtatgaaatacatggtttccatgcgTTTCATGCCATTCCATTGGCTCTGTTCCAGAGAatatgagtcgtcctcccctcaccagcctggCACAGGAACagaggggcagggagagagggggtaagactGGGAAAGATAGGCTAGGgctgggagagagtgggagagaggggctGCATGGGTCTGGGAAGGGTTGATGAAGGGCGGATGTTAGGTCaagggttaatattaggttaggTTTAGGTCCCTAACTCCCTGGAATCACCAGAGTGTACAGTGCACCACGCATAGTTCCTTACCTTTATGAGCGGCAGAGGGCTTGAGAGGTGCTTACATATGACTTGCTGTAGGGCTAGAACGTCTGGCTGGTGACAAATGCGGCGGTAAAGCTCAATGGCAGTATGGTCAGATAAGCTTCtgttatttatatatatgtttatgtgtatatatatatgtgtgtatatatatatatgtatgtatatctgtgtgtgtgtgtgtgtgtgtaattaagcATAATATACATGTAATAAACATATAATAAGGTACATTCAAAATGTTTTCAGAGCTATTGTATTAATTtatcacaataaatgtttgttttattgACACCGTCTTTCTGTGTCTCTGGATCGTGTAATATTAATGGAAGTAGTTTGGTTGTCAACTGATAAATATGAAGGGGCAAATCTTCACTTCCACTTAAGTCAAATTTTCACTAAGGCTGAGATTCATTTGTTCAATGGCAATGGCAGATTGTGAACATTTGAGTGAGTTAGGATTCACCCCAAAAAGCCTTCATCGCTTCAGAATATTTTTTTTCACCAGTGCATCAGTGTAAATTCCAGCAACCATTACTCCATGGTGACATTTTGTATCTTTAATTAAAAACAAACGTAATTTTGTACAATAAATTTACAGCATGAAAATATACATGAATGACTACAAACACCATGGATTAATAAAGAAACGGAACACCTAAACACGCTAAAATATAATTGTATACTTATGCACACTAAGGAAGAAAAGAAACAAGACAAATACAAACAAACGTGTTACGTTGCTTTGGTCTAGTCGCAGTGGCTacatttgaaatatatattttggtcTGAGTAAAGGACTAGAATGTCACTCAATGTAgaagtaactgccaaaataaagggaacaccaacaaagtcttaatagggcgttgtgcctccacgagccagaacagcttcaatgcacattggcatagattctacaagtgtctggaactctattggagggaaaACGCTGGTGTTTTGTTGGTGGTGGAAAACtctgtctcaggcaccgctccacaatctcccataagtgttcaattgggttgagatctggttttcatgctcatcaaaccattcagtgatcACTTGTGCCCAGTGGATAGGGGCCTTGTAATCGTATGGGGGCATAGCcacggtagccaaaataatggactgcccagcatttttatacatgactctaagcatgatgggatattaattgcttaattaactgaagacccacacctgtgtggaagcacctactttcaatatactttgtatccctcatttacacaagtgtttcctttattttggcagttacctgtatgtaatTTTCAGTTAGATACTGACTGTATTTACACCCCAAAAAACTATTATGGGGTTATGAAGTGAGAAATGTGGAAAGGGTATCCAGAGTGCACTGTGCTTTCACCGAGGGGGTTCCACAGTTACTTTAGTCAACAAAAATAAGGACTCAAATATTTGTCAAACACCTACTTTTTCAGTGGCAGTTGACTAGACTATAACTGACTAAATAGACCAGAAAAAAACTATaactaaacaaaaaaatatatttcagttGCCTAAAACGAGACGAGACTAAATGATCTCAAGTCTGACTACTAATTGAACTGAACAAGAGTTTTTAGAACTGATCGGTGGTGGTGTTCAGGATTCCTcatcactcagaagttatgtcgaatgtttcccagttgctttgaatgttcaaaatcatagtgtaggaacacttttaaagcctcaaaggaaAATATTATCCAACTTTCAAAACCACTTGAGGGCAAATAAATCTGATTTTCCCGTTCAGACACAAGTCActtggccaggaatcagatttgtatctgacTTCAAACCACCTATGaaggttagttgacaactcaaccaaatgtaaatcaaaactagacgttgaactgacgtctgtgccctgtTCTACTTTTGGACATCAATGTGGCTGCGACGTCTGTGGAACGTTAATAACAATGAAAATGACGCGACCGAGGCCAGATAATTCTTATATATGTTTGTCATATTTCTGCTGTTGGGATGAGAATAGCATTTTATGCAGAAAAGTATGTTAGTAGAACAAGGctactactgtatgtgtgtttgtgcacatggaagtcagtgatttatgtttactataggttaatgaggcaatacaaatgtgaagtgactaaattactaaaatgaaaGGGCATTTAGTTGACAAAAATGGACCACTGTTTTTGTCATTTTGACAATAACTACACTAAATCATTATTCAAATGTGAATCAGACTTAATGATATTTAAGTCAAAATGACTAAATCTGTTACAGAGTGCTAAAATTTACACTGGGGTCCCTTTCAGTTCACTTTACCTATGCTACTGTTCTGTGTTAACCATTACACCTGTGCTACTGTGTTAACCATTACACCTTTGATACTGTGTTAGTCATTACCACTtgggggctcccaagtggcgcagcggtctaaggcactgcatctcagtgctagaggtgtcactacagaccctggtttgattctggGCTATATCAcagctggctgtgattgggagtcccatagggcggcacacaattggcccaacgtcatcttggttagggtttggctgtggtagactgtcattgtaaataagaatttgttcttagctggcttgcctagttaaataaaggttaaataaaaaaaattacaccTGAGCTGCTTTTTCCACCTGACTGTGTTAAAGATGATGGTACATCCACACTGGAACATAATATGTTCTATTCATCTCTTAAAGATACATCTTGAATGTTGTAAAATAGTAACCTTGTAGACCTATACGACTAAATTGAAGATGAATGTTTCTACCATATGTGATGAACACATTTTTAGTTGAGATATTATTTGGATGAAATGCTTTGTGTGTTAATAAGTGTAGTCTGAAGATGACAAACACAACGATGACGATGATATTGGGTGATATAGATGATAATGGCCGCCAAATGAAAACTCAATCGCATTGAAAAAGGATGACCATTAATGTGCTGACCAATGTAAACCTTGGCTAAAAGCAGGATATTTCCCATATTTTTGTATGTTTGTTAAATCATAATGCAGCTTGGTCAACAACAAAGAGTGGAGTTTGAATCAtgactttttttgtttgttcaaGATGATGTAATTTTTTTTAATGCATGCAATAGATGTTCGCGCCACTCTTTCCAGACCCTTTTGTGTTTAATCATCTCATTGGTATATGTGTGGTACTGTAAAGATATATAAAGATATATAGAACTCTTTATTATACTTTGTACATTAAACCCACAATGGTACTGGTGTTACCACAAAATATCTTCAGgtgctatataaaaaaaaaatacatcatCATCATAGATCATATTGATTTCCATTTATCTGTTAGATTCCTTTTTATAAACTCTGTTTACCTCTGTAATATAAAAGACCAGAGCTCTAGTTTAATCCCTTCTTATGAGGAAGCACAACTGAAGACTCCAGTATTTATCTATGGTtccccacatagaaatagaattacattctattcattatatttctatggcagTGGTTGCCAAAATGTTGATATAACCACTGTAACAGTTCCATAATGACCTGTTTGTCATGCCTTAGGCTAATATATCATGCACTGTCCAGCACAAACCcctacatcagggatcatcaactagatttagcCGCAGGCTGAcattttcttgagcggatggtcagcgGACTGGTACATaactacaaataatttgtagaccgcAAATTGAACGTAAAATgcccaaacagatatatttgactaacacaatcatttcaaaccttgtttacattgtatacgatcacatgtaTCTATTTcactattatgcatgggaatactttggaagagatttccaaaattaaaatcacctggagctgatttgctggtgtttttagtcGTTTATGTCCAACaacgtttaaaaaatatataattatatatatatatatgtttttttgctcagaaaacttgggaggCCAAATAAAATccctgccagttggggaaccctgccctaCATTACCTGGACCGTCCTCTCCCAGACTTTGACAGACAAGGGAAAGACATGCAATTTTGCCATCCACATTATCTAGGTGTCAGTGAGTGAGCCTCACAGTCACTGGCCAGAATGGACAGGAAGTCTAGGAAGTGTTACTTGGCTTtttgatgagagggagggagaggggggggggtctagtAATAAAAGGTAAAACGTTAGAAGAGTATTCACAGTCCAGCGTGTGCGACAGGGAGAGACGCCAAGGGAGGGAGGAGCAAAGTACAGTTGAACAGGGATGTTTTGTTGGTTTCACTGTGATACCATAAGGAAAAGTGACACCATATGCTCACTGATCCAAGACGGCGCCATAACAGAGTCCCAGCAGCCAATGCAGCATCGATATCTTTGACGGGCAGCTTGAGTTGACCAATCAAGGTGTGTTTCTTCCTCTGATATGACAGtttgtgctgagagagagaagggcagcgGTTGCATTTGTGCTGATATCTCCCTCACATATCACTCCCTCATAGTGCTACATGCTTCTATTTGTGTCATTCACATGAGAGAGGTTGTAGAGAAGATACAATAGGGTGACTATTGgcttagagagaggaggagcacaaCACAGCACTCACATTAAGCCTTTGATGTCTTCTTTTGGTTTTCTCTTCCTTCTCACCACATCTCTCAGTCTGATATGGGGAGCTGAGAGTCAATATCAACTGACAGATATGGTTCAGCCAATGACAGAAGAGAATGTTGACATGTTAGCTACAAGCAGCCAATGATAGAAATCCAGGATGTTTGAAGATTCCATGAACAAGGAAGAGTGTAGACTACAGTTCCTTTCTTAGCCAGTGCTGAAAACTGAACAGTTGCATTTGCTATTTGTGCCAAGAGTCCTTATACATCCCATCAAAATACTACATACAGTAGTCTTTCCATAGCTGAGAAAAGACAAGGTTGTGGCTTCCAATTCCACCGAATATAAATCCATATTTCCTGGCCAGTGGAGTATTTCTTGTCCTTTCCGTACTACTTCTAGATGAGTTGCTGATCCATTgaacactgtatatataacattgaCAGCACAAATTGTGAAAGTGTTATTACATCATTGCTTTAGTGCAAAGGTGCACAAAGTCCTGTGGACGAACGAGAACACAGTCGAGTGATGATGATGTCATCGTTATAGTAATGTCATCATTATGTGCTGGTGGTCAGGTAGTCACACCTGTGTGCTCCATACAGATGTGATTATACTTGACTTGATTCTCCCCTTTGCTTTCAATACACTGATTTGAGCGAGGTTTGAGTGGTACCTGCTTGTTTCTCAAGTCAAAAGTCATAATATACGTCCCAAAGAGTGCTGGTACTATAGCTGGGCAATCAAACCCATGTGAGGAGGCAAGGAGGATGTGTTGGTCTGAGGGTGAATCTTACTCTGGGGAGGAAGACACTCTCAACTATTGAGATACACACTAACCTCTCTTTTAAGTCTGCGGATGCACCCTTTAAACAGAGATGCTCCCTTAATGTCCATGACAGCAAACGGTCCATAGAGAAGTAAAGAGTGCTTGTACTGTGGTTAGGGGAATACGTTCAGATATACCCTCGGTATTCTAGATGCAaatttcaaatggcaccctgttctctagccaaaggtagtgcactacataggaaatcgGGTTCCGTTTTGGACGCAGCCCTCTCAGTAGCAGTGATGGGGAAATCAGATCATTTCAGGGTGCTGGTATTAATAGTCATGCGGGCGAGAGGACACCCTTGTCTCTAAATATCAGAAGATGCTACTGtctgagctagaaacacaagcatttaacatatgctaaacacatgtatgtgaccaatacaatttgatttggataTCACTGGGGTTAGACGACGTCCCTGTCTGGTCTCTAAATCTCAATGGGGCGAGAGGACACCCCTGTGTTGTCCCCTCTAGATCTCAGTAGCGGTCATCTCCTCAAAGTGGATGTCGTTGCTGCCGCTGTGGATGTCGTAGTCCTCTATGTCTCTGTTCTCCAGCTCTAGACTGAgctctctcatcaccctctccaGATCTCTGTTCCTCCTGTACATCTGGATGTAGTTCTGCTGCAGCTGCTTCTGGTAGCGGATCACCTTTTCCTTCTCTTCCTGCcagaccctcctctcctcctcgaaTCCTCCCAGCTGCTCCTCACTGCTCCTCCTCTCGTACATCAGCTCTGCCCTCAGCCTCTCCACCTGACAGAGAAGtgattgattcattgattgaCTGAAAACCAGCAATGACAACAGATCAGTGCAAAAATGAGTATTATTCAAGCACCATTCTGCAGATAATAAATTAACAAAAGAATGTCTAAACATTGTTGGAGCCCACCTGTTGCCTGAGTCCCAGCACAGCTTCAGCACTCTGCCTCTGAGTCTTGGCCTCATCACTCTCCCCTCCCCATACCAGCCTGCCCTCCTCCGCCTCACGGTACCCCATAGAGGGGCTGGGGCCCCCCTTTCCACCCTCCACACCCGCACGGCCCTGGGGGAGGGGCAGGCTCATGCACTGGCCCTTATTAGCCGGCGCCTGGCCTCCACCTCGAAGCTGGGCCGACTCTTCTTGCAAGCGTATGACTTTCTCGCGGAGAAGCTCAGCCTCGCTCTTCCTGCGCTGGAGCTCATTCTCGCAGACCTCTAGCTCCAGGGAGCGTGTCCGCAGGGCCGACCCAGCCTCCTGGCTCCTGGCCTGGCTGTTTTGGAGGTCAGTCCTGGCCTCCCTCAGCTGGGATTTCAGGACCACCAGCTCCCCACCCTTCTGGCTCAGCTCTGACTGGATCTCCTTCAGTTGCTGTTTCAACAGGGATATCTCACCTGACTTCTGACACACCTGGGTGGGGGGGTGCATATTTTGTGAATATTCTCTTACTTTGAAATTGTGTACATGAATCAACGTTGACCCTCACACTTACCCTAACCCATGACCCCTAAACTCCTGACCCTTCTCCTCCTCAGTGTCTCACCTCCCACTTCGTCTCCTCTAGGCGCGGTCCCAACTGGATCTGTTCTCTCTGTATGGAGGCACACCTCCTCTCCAGCACCTCCCTGtcctgcagcagagaggagaagTCCTCCTGAAGTTTCTTTTTCTCCTGCTGCAGCTGGAACACCTGAAGTAGAGACACAGAAAGTTATTGTCGCATTTTGACAGTCCAAAAATCAGGAGATCCTACCAAAACAGCAGCAACATTTCAAACAATAGTACAAatagtacaaacaatagtaactTGCTGTCGTACAAAACAGGGTCCTACTTCCCAAATTAAGTTGACTGaactatctctgtatctctgtctgttgcCTGTAGCTGTAAGGCATATGGTACTCTCTGAGCCTTCTGTGAGCCTGTTTCATCTTAGAAGAACTGCTCTGTCTGTATATCTATGTTTCTGTATCTATGTCGCTGTATATCCatgtttctgtatactgtatctatgtctctgtctatctatactGTAGTTCTTACCTGTAGTTGTAAGGCCTGTTGTACTCTCTGGGCCTTCTGTGTAGCCTGTTTCATCttggaagagcagctctgtctcaTTTCCTCCAGCTCCCTCTCACAGCGACGCTGCTTTTCCTCGTACACCTAGCACAGGAGGTCAGGAGTTAGAGGTCAGAGTTTACATACAGATACCACATCCAGAGGTCAAACTGTGAAGCAGCACTATTATGGCTCGAAAAGCTATGGAATAATTTAGCTTAGTCAATAGAAACAGCAGAAACAACAGAAACATTTGATACATATTGGTCCTCGAGGTAACACTTTAGGCCTGCTTAAACACCTGACATTACACAGACATGAGCCACACCAGGATCGTGTGAGTAATTAAATTAGGGCAAACCATAAGAAAAAAAGGTAATAAAGCGCTTTCAACTGAAAACAAAAAACAAGGGGTTGTTATTGgacctccctgtttcagtcaatTATCCTCTCTTTGGTGTCTACTGAACAACTACTAAGTAAAAAAAACTCCCCTCTCACCTGACAGATGGCGGCTTCGTTCTCGTCCAGGTTCTCTCTGAGCTGCTGCAGTTCCAAATCCCTCTCCCTCAGCTTCTCTTCCAGCTCCCTCATCACCCCCTCGTACCCCTCCAGGGGCGGGGGTGAGTGCCCACACGACCCACTGTCCGACAGGGGCTGGCCGCGCCCGCTCAGCGACCCCGTGCTCTTACTGGATGACGAACGCCCGCTGTCCGAGTTAGAGTGACCGTTGGAGGTTGAGTGACTGTGAACTCCGTGGGTCACCGACCCTCCTCCGTTGGTAGTAGTAGTTCTTCCAGCCCCAGGCTccaggcccaccccggaccctccagaCCCAGAGGCCTCGCTGTGGGCCAAGCTGTAGCCGGTACTGCTGTGAGTGGGGAGGCTGGACAGGGAGTTACGGCCAGAGTCTGACATGGAGCAGGACTGGCTGCTGCGAGCGTTGCGTCCTCCGCTGTACGAGTTCCTTTTGctgtccgaggaagaggaggagcagagcagagatACGACATTTCCGTAGCTCCCCGGGCTGTTGACCACAGTATTTCCATTATTCCCATTGATAGGTAGGGGCAGGAGGAGGTTGAGGCTGCCCTGGCTCTCAGAGAGGCTGCCCCCTGGCCTCGGG includes the following:
- the LOC139571072 gene encoding leucine zipper putative tumor suppressor 2 homolog isoform X2 codes for the protein MALVQTLPVSTTDNHKPPTSLDIISLSPVVGGPCGPGPTMGSVSSLISGRTYQEQRHCRAASEFSTKTRHNTPTTSCFRLQGDNNTLHSASSLEQLLVINNQTQTQTTQLQPPPLPTKKQPRAGNSAGGAGNGNYGFVTEVVTVGDWNDNHVVPVGSPCSDSEEQRDNRGLNGNIGGPPPKLIPVSGKLEKNMEKFLIRPTAFKPVVPKNRHSVQYLSPRPGGSLSESQGSLNLLLPLPINGNNGNTVVNSPGSYGNVVSLLCSSSSSDSKRNSYSGGRNARSSQSCSMSDSGRNSLSSLPTHSSTGYSLAHSEASGSGGSGVGLEPGAGRTTTTNGGGSVTHGVHSHSTSNGHSNSDSGRSSSSKSTGSLSGRGQPLSDSGSCGHSPPPLEGYEGVMRELEEKLRERDLELQQLRENLDENEAAICQVYEEKQRRCERELEEMRQSCSSKMKQATQKAQRVQQALQLQVFQLQQEKKKLQEDFSSLLQDREVLERRCASIQREQIQLGPRLEETKWEVCQKSGEISLLKQQLKEIQSELSQKGGELVVLKSQLREARTDLQNSQARSQEAGSALRTRSLELEVCENELQRRKSEAELLREKVIRLQEESAQLRGGGQAPANKGQCMSLPLPQGRAGVEGGKGGPSPSMGYREAEEGRLVWGGESDEAKTQRQSAEAVLGLRQQVERLRAELMYERRSSEEQLGGFEEERRVWQEEKEKVIRYQKQLQQNYIQMYRRNRDLERVMRELSLELENRDIEDYDIHSGSNDIHFEEMTATEI
- the LOC139571072 gene encoding leucine zipper putative tumor suppressor 2 homolog isoform X1 encodes the protein MLSHIFQLQSVCSVYVRPCPGTMALVQTLPVSTTDNHKPPTSLDIISLSPVVGGPCGPGPTMGSVSSLISGRTYQEQRHCRAASEFSTKTRHNTPTTSCFRLQGDNNTLHSASSLEQLLVINNQTQTQTTQLQPPPLPTKKQPRAGNSAGGAGNGNYGFVTEVVTVGDWNDNHVVPVGSPCSDSEEQRDNRGLNGNIGGPPPKLIPVSGKLEKNMEKFLIRPTAFKPVVPKNRHSVQYLSPRPGGSLSESQGSLNLLLPLPINGNNGNTVVNSPGSYGNVVSLLCSSSSSDSKRNSYSGGRNARSSQSCSMSDSGRNSLSSLPTHSSTGYSLAHSEASGSGGSGVGLEPGAGRTTTTNGGGSVTHGVHSHSTSNGHSNSDSGRSSSSKSTGSLSGRGQPLSDSGSCGHSPPPLEGYEGVMRELEEKLRERDLELQQLRENLDENEAAICQVYEEKQRRCERELEEMRQSCSSKMKQATQKAQRVQQALQLQVFQLQQEKKKLQEDFSSLLQDREVLERRCASIQREQIQLGPRLEETKWEVCQKSGEISLLKQQLKEIQSELSQKGGELVVLKSQLREARTDLQNSQARSQEAGSALRTRSLELEVCENELQRRKSEAELLREKVIRLQEESAQLRGGGQAPANKGQCMSLPLPQGRAGVEGGKGGPSPSMGYREAEEGRLVWGGESDEAKTQRQSAEAVLGLRQQVERLRAELMYERRSSEEQLGGFEEERRVWQEEKEKVIRYQKQLQQNYIQMYRRNRDLERVMRELSLELENRDIEDYDIHSGSNDIHFEEMTATEI